The genomic interval GACTCATAAGTCAAGCAGGTGTGAAAGCAGGGCTTAGTGATCCGGCGGTTTCCATGTGGAAGGGCCGTCGCTCATCAGACAAAAGGTACTCCGGGGATAACAGGCTGATCTCCCCCAAGAGTCCGTATCGACGGGGAGGTTTGGCACCTCGATGTCGGCTCATCGCATCCTGGGGCTGAAGAAGGTCCCAAGGGTTTGGCTGTTCGCCAATGAAAGCGGTACGCGAGCTGGGTTCAGACCGTCGTGAGACAGGTCGGTCTCTATCCGGCGCGGGCGAAGGAAACGTGCGGAGATTTGTCCCTAGTACGAGAGGATTGGGACGGACGTACCCCTGGTGTTCCAGTTGTCGCGCTAGCGGCAGCGCTGGGTAGCTATGTACGGATTGGATAAACGCTGAAAGCATATAAGCGTGAAGCCGACTCCAAGATGACGTTTCCCCATCAGGCTCCTGGCAGATGACCAGGTTGATAGGCCCGCGGTGCACGCGCAGTGATGCGCTTAGCTCACGGGTACTAATAGGCCGATCGACTTGACTACATTTCTTCGCTGGATTTCGGAGGCGCAGGCCTCTGCAATGCAGCGCAGAAGGCTGCTCGAGATACGGGTCCCAATGGACCCCGTCTCGGTCATGCGCCTGGCGACCATATTCCTGAAGATATTCATCCCGGTGCGCATACCGATCTGGCCACACCTGTTCCCATTCCGAACACAGTCGTTAAGCAGATCGGGCCGATGGTATTGGATTCAACCGAGAGAGTAGGTCAGTGCCGGGGTTTTTCATGCTGGGCCCGCGGGTGGCAACGCCACCTGCGGGCCCTTTCTTCCCTGCGCTGCAGGGGGGCGCGCGATTCGCACTGACGGTGATAGTAGGATTCCCGCATGCACGGATCCGTCGTTCTGTTTCGTGATGAAGATCGAGGCTGCCGGGTTGCCGGTGCGCGCGCTGCTTCGATGCGAACAGTTTCGCGGTTGGCGTTGCGCCGGATGCGGCTGGGACTGCTGACGGTCGTGGTCGGCTGCGGTGGCGATACTGTGGTCGAGGCGCCCGCGGTACCGGACGCTCCGGTCATTCCGCGGGTTCGCGGCGTGGTGATGATCTCGCTGGATACCCTGCGTGCCGATCGACTTGGGTTCATGGGGTACGACCGGGATACGAGCTTCAACCTCGACGGGGTCGCGCGACGATCGGTCGTCTTCGAGCAGGCTCGCGCACAGTCCACGCAGACGGCCCCATCCCATGCATCCCTGCTGCTTTCGGCCTACGCCGGGGCGCATGGCATCGTCAACGTCCACTACGGGGACTTGGAGGCGCCGGTCCTTCCGCCCGACGCCGTCAGCCTCGCCGAGGCTCTCGCGGCATCGGGTATCCGGACGGCGGCCTTCGTGTCAGGTGGGAACTTCACCCGGACGATGGACATGAATCGCGGCTTTGGCGTCTGGGACGAACGCAACGAGGACGTCGCCGGGCGCATCGATCAGTTCCTGCGTTGGCTTCCGACGGTGGGTGATGACCGCTTCTTTGCGCTCGTGCACACCTACCAGGTGCATGCACCGTATGTTCCCCCGGCCGCCGAGGCCGCGCGCTTCACGAGCCCCGCGTACCGTGGAGCGCTGCGGGCAACGTATGACCGGTACCTGAGCCTTCCCATGCAGGAGGCGTGGGCGCTGGGCGTCGGCCCCGATTACTGGCCGCCGGAAATGGTCGAGTACACCCCGGACGACGTGCGTTTCCTGTCCGATCTGTACGACGGGGAGGTTGCGTACCTCGATGGGCAGCTGCGCCGTCTCCTCGAGGCGATCTTGACGGGCCCGCGGGCTGAAGACACCGCGCTGCTCATCCTGTCCGACCATGGCGAGGAGTTCCGTGATCATGGGCGGTTCCAGCACGACCAGGTCTTTGACGAGCTTGCCCGGGTCCCGCTCGTCGTCTACGCGGGCCGCGGACTCGAGCGCCAGGGTTGGAAAGGGCGGATCGAGAGCCCCGTCCAGCTCATCGATGTGGCACCCACCGTGGCGGACCTGCTGGGCGTGCCCTGGACGGACTTCAATTGGTCAGGGCGGTCGCTGGCTGAGCATCTCGACCCGGTCCGACGCGCCCGGCTGGGCAGGACCGATGGGGCGCCGGTCTTCACCGAGTTGACGCGCGAGCATCGGACCCAGTTCTACAGCGCGGTCGCGTGGCAGGGTTGGAAATACATCTTGCACCGCCAGACGACCAACAAGAAGACATGGGAGCACCTCTTCAACCTCGAGGTCGATCCGGGGGAGCAGGTCAACTTGATCGACTCCGAGGAGGCCGTGGCAACCAGGATGCGGGAGGCGTTGCGCGGGCTGTTGCGCTCTTTCGACGAGCAGAATGCGCTGCACGCGGCCGAACTCGGGCGGACCGAACCATCCGCCTTGAGCAAGGAGCAGCTCGAGGAGCTCAAGCGCCTGGGGTACACGGGCACACCCCACTGACCACGGCCCGGACTACGGCGCGTCGTACGGCAGGGCACTGGTCGGGGTGACTGGATTCGAACCAGCGACCTTCTGCTCCCAAAGCAGACGCGCTACCAAACTGCGCCACACCCCGCACGAGGAGTCTAGCCCGGGGTAGAGGCGCTGATCCACGGGGACGGTTCTCCGTCGCCTCTGGGACGGCTGCAGCGATGTCCGACGCCTCGGGAGGCGCGTGAAACGACTCCGGGCCAGCCTCGGCTTCGAGCCGGATTCTCGGGGGCACGCCACCCGGCTGCTGGCCATGCGAGGCGCGCGACACGAGAAACCGGCATGTCCGGAAGGAGCGCGAGTCCCGGAGTACCGGGCAATCCGCACGCTAGACGCGAGGCCGGACGACGCCAGCGACGCGGCCCTGTACGACGACGTCGCGGACGCGAATCGGCTGCATCGCGTCGTTCTCCGGCTGGAGCCGGATGTGATCCGGCTCGCGGAAGAACCGCTTCAGGGTGGCCTTGAGATTGCCGGTCGTCTCGTCGGGCAGGAGCGCCACGATGATCTCCCCGTCACGCGCCGAACTGGCCGGCTGGACCACGACGAGGTCGCCGTCGCAGATGTGCGCGTTGATCATGGAGTCGCCCTTGACGCGGAGCAGGTAGGCGTCCTCGCCAACCGGCGCGAGGTCGCTGAGCTCGAAGGCCTCGGGGTTCTCGATGGCCTCGATGGCTGCTCCGGCGGCGATCTGGCCACGGACCATGAGCGTCCTTCCCGCATCTGC from Candidatus Tanganyikabacteria bacterium carries:
- a CDS encoding sulfatase, which translates into the protein MHGSVVLFRDEDRGCRVAGARAASMRTVSRLALRRMRLGLLTVVVGCGGDTVVEAPAVPDAPVIPRVRGVVMISLDTLRADRLGFMGYDRDTSFNLDGVARRSVVFEQARAQSTQTAPSHASLLLSAYAGAHGIVNVHYGDLEAPVLPPDAVSLAEALAASGIRTAAFVSGGNFTRTMDMNRGFGVWDERNEDVAGRIDQFLRWLPTVGDDRFFALVHTYQVHAPYVPPAAEAARFTSPAYRGALRATYDRYLSLPMQEAWALGVGPDYWPPEMVEYTPDDVRFLSDLYDGEVAYLDGQLRRLLEAILTGPRAEDTALLILSDHGEEFRDHGRFQHDQVFDELARVPLVVYAGRGLERQGWKGRIESPVQLIDVAPTVADLLGVPWTDFNWSGRSLAEHLDPVRRARLGRTDGAPVFTELTREHRTQFYSAVAWQGWKYILHRQTTNKKTWEHLFNLEVDPGEQVNLIDSEEAVATRMREALRGLLRSFDEQNALHAAELGRTEPSALSKEQLEELKRLGYTGTPH
- the lexA gene encoding repressor LexA codes for the protein MFLTERQLAVLNFIRDFIRDRGISPTLDEMSQYFGVSKITIYEHVSALEKKGALRKTRNLARSIELVQAAPADAGRTLMVRGQIAAGAAIEAIENPEAFELSDLAPVGEDAYLLRVKGDSMINAHICDGDLVVVQPASSARDGEIIVALLPDETTGNLKATLKRFFREPDHIRLQPENDAMQPIRVRDVVVQGRVAGVVRPRV